One genomic region from Negativicutes bacterium encodes:
- the mraY gene encoding phospho-N-acetylmuramoyl-pentapeptide-transferase — protein sequence MNNRYLIVMLIAMAAAAVTGPLLIPLLHRLKFGQSIRQEGLQSHYKKTGTPTMGGFIIYLGLLAGLLFAGQWTRTIGVLLLLVFGHGLLGFADDYIKSARKNPEGLSARAKLIGQFSLAALFCWLLAGKGLTTELVLPLLHWQLPLGFFYWILALLYLVFFSNAVNIIDGVDGLCSGQTMIATLFCFFVALLQQQTDLAAFCAALIGALAGFLLFNLHPARIFMGDTGSLGLGAALAAMALLLKVEALMLWVGMVFIIDIFSTIIQVLYFKATKGKRLFKMSPIHHHFELCGWSEWKIVFVFWACGLFFTLTGAWLFIA from the coding sequence ATGAATAACCGTTATCTGATCGTGATGCTGATTGCCATGGCGGCGGCGGCTGTCACCGGGCCTCTGCTGATCCCCCTGCTGCATCGTTTAAAATTCGGTCAGAGCATCCGTCAGGAAGGGCTGCAGAGTCACTATAAGAAAACCGGTACTCCCACAATGGGCGGTTTCATTATTTACCTTGGCCTGCTGGCCGGTCTGCTGTTTGCCGGTCAGTGGACCAGAACCATCGGCGTTTTGCTGCTGCTTGTGTTTGGCCATGGTCTGCTGGGGTTTGCCGATGATTATATTAAATCCGCCCGGAAAAATCCGGAGGGATTATCGGCCAGGGCAAAATTGATCGGTCAGTTCAGCCTGGCGGCGCTTTTCTGCTGGCTGCTGGCCGGTAAGGGTTTGACGACCGAACTTGTGCTGCCCCTCCTGCACTGGCAATTGCCGCTGGGTTTTTTCTATTGGATTTTGGCGCTGCTCTATCTGGTGTTTTTCAGTAATGCCGTCAACATCATCGATGGCGTGGACGGATTATGCAGCGGTCAGACCATGATTGCCACCTTGTTTTGCTTTTTTGTCGCGCTGTTGCAGCAGCAAACCGATTTGGCGGCTTTTTGCGCGGCTCTGATCGGCGCCTTGGCTGGTTTCTTATTGTTCAACCTGCATCCGGCGCGGATTTTTATGGGTGATACCGGTTCGCTGGGCTTAGGCGCGGCGTTGGCAGCAATGGCGCTGCTCCTGAAAGTGGAAGCCTTGATGCTCTGGGTCGGCATGGTCTTTATTATCGACATTTTTTCTACCATTATTCAGGTGCTTTACTTTAAAGCAACCAAAGGCAAACGTCTGTTTAAAATGAGCCCGATTCATCATCATTTTGAATTGTGCGGTTGGAGCGAGTGGAAAATTGTTTTTGTTTTCTGGGCTTGCGGCTTGTTTTTTACCTTGACGGGTGCGTGGCTGTTTATCGCATAG